The DNA window aaccacggtcagtggtggcctgtcctatatcgttgtcagactcacgcttatggctaacttaaccttaaataaaataaaaactactgagactagagggctgcaatttggtatgttttatgattggagggtggataatcaacatatcaatctgcagccttctagcctcagtagtttttaagatctgagggcggacagaaaaagtgcggacggacatacaaagccggcacaatagctttcttttacagaaaactaagagggaataatctacaaaaaaagatgaaatatttcaaGCCTTAGGAAATGAATAGTAGCCGGAAGATTTCAAAATAGATTGTCACCTACCCATAGTAACTGACGATTATGGATGGCAAAACTGTAATGTGGCTCCTTCTCCAAAGCCAAAGGGATGAGATAGAACTAACCAATGAGAAAAAGAGTATGGGAGGTAGGCACCATTACTCTGGCGAGTTTCCTAAGATTCCCTTCTATTACGGAAGGAAGCAAACGGTGAAGCACTTAGAAAAACAGAACTTCAAACAGAGGCAAAAATGCCAATTCAAAAATAGAATTTATGTAATCTACTAAATCACACAATACTTTAGAAGCAGATATAACAATTTGAAAGATAAATCCTCTCGAGTATTTTTTTAAGTACCTGCAATTAGCTGTGGAAACTGTTAACTAAACTTAATAATAAAGATGGGCTACTGCAGTGGGCATTTGAAGCTTTCCATCTACTTGACATTTTCATCCTGAGAAGTCAGCAATTTGCTTCCTTTAAGGGACTCGACCATGACCACCGGTGGCCTTGACTCAACCCAATTCTTGATGACCTTGAAAGATGGGGTCGAGATGATCCAGGTAGAATTTTTCACAGGACTTAAAAatgtatcacttataaatatcCAAAAATAGAGTGGTTGTCtgtaaatttcttgtatttatacAGAAGATAGTGTGAGTTCACATACTTTTCTTCCCTCTGTATGTCACAAAATAGGCTGCTTCTTTTGGGGTTGACGACCATAGTCACTGCAATGCCATATTGATTTCAGAAACGACTTTAAATTTATGCTGAACAATAACATTTGTTGTTTAGACTGTCGGCTGGAGACATCCGCTTTGATTTATTCCACAAGCTCAGTTTTAATAAGGGCCTTTTATGGGTACCTTTTGTGTCTGACTCTTAGGAACTGGTGCGTGCAACTTACTTCCAGAAAATCATCATCCACATTTTGTGAAGATGCCACGTAATCGCAACATCTAGTCACAAATGTAATTCATGCCTTTAACTGTTAACTTGAGAAGTTGTCTTCCTAGTAGTACTGATGATGAAGTTGATACGTTTAGAAGAGGCTACAGTACACATTTTTGTTAACTTATCTGACATGTATTGTTATTCGTGTACTGCATGtatatgttcatttgtttattgagTTATTTGTTTGTTGCTGTCCTTGTTTTAGTCATCGAAGGTGTTGTGAATTACAGAAGCATGCTTTGCAACTTAAAAGATTTTAAggctttttcaaataaatttttgcttcttttgtataatagtaacaataattgcATCTCCGGCAAAGGAATTGGAAGAATTAGACGATACAGCATCGAACAtatgaatttaatattattagAACTCACactaaatacatcaaaataattttcaaaaactggGACATGCTAATTAAAAACCAAACGACCCTGCATTCAGATTTAAACGTgctaaaatcaaaaataaattattatacaaaatatatcataaatcacTGCCTGATATCACAAAATTCTGGAACCAAAACGTGACTGAATGTGATCCAACGAGCAATATCAAACTGGTATACTAAAATTTCAATAACTCCTCCCTAGAAGTTGCCGGAAATATCCTTCTACAGCTATTTCATGGTGGATTGTAAGTAGACACCAAACGGCCTTGTAAACAAGGGTCACCTGCATGTCAAACCTTTCTGTATAGATCCACTTTGATATTGCTAAGTTCCATGAAGATCCAAGGAAGTCTAAGGAACCTGTTGAAGCAAAAAAAGATGTATATTCTCACTGCTGTTTAAGAAAAACTATGCTCTTACctttgggacaaaaaaaaaaggtaaatcttaaaaaaaaaaataaggtgttCCTAAATCGCGAACAGTTATACTTCTCCTCACTCAACCAGTAAATGCTGCCTGTGTCTGGAAATCTTGACCATGGAACGCTGGAACGTCGTTTTCTAACGTCAGTTGAGGAGAGAGCAATTAGGGTGCATGGCCTTGGACACCATAAATTGCTTGGAGTTACTAAATGCGTATTCCTCCTAACTTCTTTTAGCTGAAAGCTTATGTATGGCATTCACAGAGGACTGTATGATGATGCGcattacaataatataatttttatattacaattttatacTTATTTCAGACGATTTGGACGCGATATCTAACAACTGTatcacataaatgtaaaaaaataaagcataacttGTTGTCAGTATGCttgaataaagctaaaaaaaaaaactcaccatgAAAATTATCTGAAGCATAAAagcttgtctatatatatatatatatatatatatatatatatatatatatatatatatatatatatatatatattttttttttttttttttttttttttttttttttttttgtacgtagCTGAACTGTGTCAAAGCTATAAGCAACCATATGTTACGTCACCCCCTTTATCCGTAGgttttaaaaatgattcattCCTTCCCAACAGGAATCTCTCGtcatcagtgaaaataaaaaaaaagtttaagatatGCTGATATCAAATCAACCCTTGGATTAACTCTGGGAAAATTCATCATCTTCTTTTCTGattttggggaaaataaaaaactgacattcattcttaacaatattttatttttggattgcTACAACCATTATATAAACGAGAACAAGTGATAATGTTTTGTTAAAAGCTTAGTTTCGTATCGAGCAACTTTAAATTTATTAGGAACACCTGAGATCgtaaatatcatatattatttttaggaaTAACGATTTAGAGAAAGGTTACGTCTGCTGGTAGCTTGAGCATTTAAGCAACCGCCAAGATCTCCTTATCCTTGGCCAATATGATTTCCGTGATGATATCCTGACGAATGGCTGTATCCGTTGGCGTAGATACCAGCGTCCGAAAGACCACCAGGGCCTCCAAATCTTCCGTTAAGACCTAAGCCATATCCAAGTCCTCCACCACAAGGCCACCATGCCTAAGACCTCCTTAGGGTCCTCCAGTTCCAGGACCATAGCCAAATTCTCCAACACCATGGCCGATTCTAGGCTCAGGATTTACACTACGCTTGCCTATGCTGTGATGGGCATTAACAACACCGCCTTTCCCGTCAAAAGCTTTGACAATATGGCTCCCGTGATTGTATCCACTGGAATGGCTGTATCCATTAGCATAGTTACCAGCACTCAAGAGACCTCCATACCCTCCATACCCACCGCCATAGCCACCGTTTAGGCCTAAGCCGAGACCTCCAAGTCCAAGACCACCGTAGCCAAGTCCTCCTACTCCAAGACCGCCTTGACCTATTCCTCCGATTCCAAGCCCACCATACCCTAGTCCTCCAGCTCCGTGGCCACCGTAGCCAATCCCCCCAGCTCCAAGACCACCATAATGGCCTAGTCCTCCGGCTCCAAGACCCCCTTGGCCAAGTCCTCCGCCTAAACCATAGCCTAATCCGCCTGCGAGACCCGGTCCATAGCTCAAGCCTCCAAGTCCTTGGGCAATACCTGGCTCTGGGTCAGCGGAGCGTTTCTGCTCTGCAGCTGCCACAAAAGCTGCCATCAGTAGGGGGATCTGGAAAGCAGTGTATTGAAGCCTTTGAGTTAAAACTGGCAAGCAGATTAACCAATGTTGAGAAGGAATGTCTACTGAAGCAAagtgaaaatgttaataatagaTAAGCGCCTATGCTTCATGTTCTTTTGTAATGCATAAGATTTGTTGCTAACAAATAtctctattcattctttccatttataGTTGGCGGGACGAATGAAAAGAAGAGTGATATAAATATCAAGTAAGATTTTTTTGCCTTCAAATTACATTTCAAAAGTTGTTTATTCATCacagatacatataaataaaaaaaacacggaatGAATGTAAAGCGTGTTTTGAACACTTCGTTTAACGAAAATATTGTCAACAGCTTTcaaattttttacaatataaatgaaaagcgGCATAACACAAGTACCATTACTAcacttgcattatatatatatataatatatatatatatatatatatatatatatatatatatatatatatatatatatatatatatatatatatatatatatatatataatatatatatatatatatatatatatatatatatatatatataaatataaatatatatatatatatatatatatatatatatatatatatatataaagtttaaaaataaaaacagaaaatttgataaaaacacTAATATTAAAGGTCCAAAGGGAAGCTAGACGAGTCCACATTTACaacaggttttaattttcttatatacagagATTCTGCTAATCTAACATCATTTTCAATTATACTTCTAAATATGATATTCAAATCTTCAACATTTGCAGTAATATTGCATACCTCATGGCAGTGATCCCTTGTAGCCGAGTATTAAGGCTTTGCCAATGGTCTCCCAGTTCTGCAACTCACCCCCTTATGATCATGGAATCTGAAACAGTTTTTTAATAGGTGAGCCAACGTGCACGAGATGACACTGAggacatacatatttgtatacagttCCCGATTCATAAGAACGTGGCAGTTTTTCCAAGAATTTTGTTAGccataaagaacaagaaaaaatgcgctgaagtttctttggcgcaatcaggttttctggccagccgctacagcgtataatcaaggccgcaaaaacaggtctatctttcagtggtctcggtataatgctgcagaATATAGCCCATGAAACTAATCACTGCCGGctgtggcctatcatatatcgttgccagaagcacagtaTGGCGCCTTCACccttaaatagataaaaaactactgtggctagagggctgcaatttggtatttttgatgactggaggaatgatcaacatgacaatttgcagccctctggcctcaatatttaaagatctgagagacagaaaaagtgcggacagaaaaaagtgcggaaagaataaagtgcggacggacagtcaaggccggcgcaatagttttctttcaaagaaaactaaaaattgccaCCCTCTTACAAACGGGAATCGTATACAAATATGTTGGTCTTCAGTGCTATCTAGTGCACGTTGGCTCATCTATTAAAACTTTGTATTTCAGATTCCATGATAATAAGGGGGTGAGTTGTGGGACTGGGAGACCGTTGGCAAAGCCTTTTACTCAGCCATAAGGGATCACTGCTATGAGATCTGCAGTATTAATGTAATAAATACtgaagattttaatatcatatttGGAAGTATAGTTGAAAATGGTGTTAGATTAGGAGAatctttttatataagaaaattaaaacctgcTCTAAAATGTGGAATCGTCCAGTTTCCCTTTATGTTTTAgtattggtgattttttttttaattttcgatttttattgtaaatgttttatacacacatatatatatattgtgtgtatatatacccttCTCTTGTTTGtgtaaacattaattttgtaaatgttttcataaGTCATAAGAAATTTGCGTGTATCTATAAATGTATAgttttctacataaaattgctTTACTGTTTCATGATACTTCCATTAAAAATaggataatgataaaatttataaatcaaatcGAACAAATAATTAAGGGTCCCGTTAACAATGACAGATTATCACTTGCCTGGCTAACAGCAGTCTATCatttaaaactgaataacatttaAGATTAAAGCAGTAAGATTATGGAAGAGGCACCAGAGAAGACCAGAACCAAAAGAAATACGGACTCTCACCAATGCTTTGATCATCCCAGGTGATCTTCCTCTCTGGAAACGGGGCGCAATATGGCAGCGCGTGGGAGGATTACCAGCTTATATATACCCTTCACAAAAGCGTATGCAGCACCCTCGTCCCGCATCTATAGAGCCAGCTGAGATTATTGAGCAGGCCACCCGTCGTCTTTCAGGAAATGATTAGCACTTTTCAGTGGTGCTTTGGGAGGGTGAAAAAATGGCTAGCTGACAGTGGAGCATGTTTTGTTTGGGAAGGTTCTCCAGTCACTTCTCCCGTCAACCGTCGCGATACGTCTGGTGAAGTCGGGAAAACATATCGTGCTCGCGTCTGCTTATTGTTGCGGTTGTGGGGTTTCACGCGAATTAGTCATTACgttttattttcaggttattgctgcatagttatttttttttaattcgtgctTGGTGCATTCTGGAATTATTGGTGTTAAAATGGTCTGGGTGATATCGTGATAtgaaactttacacacacacacactgcactcacatatatatatatatatatatatatatatatatatatatatatatatatatatatatatatatgcagatgcaGGCAAATAATAATGTCATTGTTAACGGGATCTTTAATCATTAGTTTATACTACTGTTAGGGAGGCAATTAATAATATGTCGTTCCTAACATGATCCTAgattatttgtttgattttatttataaattttatcgtTATCCTATTTTTAATGGGAGTGTCATGAAATAGTAAAGGAATTTGATgtagaaaactttaatttatacATAGACACAAATTTCTTATGACATGAAAACATGCAAACGTAATGTTTACACAAACAagtacacacattcatacacacaaatatatatatgtatataatatatatatatatatatatatatatatatgtatgtatgtatgtatgtatgtatgtatgtatgtatgtatgtatatacaaaacattcCATTCCTCCTGTCACGCTGCAGAATACCTACCTGACGCTCTTGTTCAAGATTTAGTTAAACGTCCACACGCAGAGAAGAGGCGCCAGGCTCCCAAATCATTCCAGTTCTTCTGTAGTGGTTTTGTTTGCTCTTGATCTCTCGGACTTCGGAGGTGACACGAAAAGTGGCGTGGTCCACTTTGGGGCGTTTCGGGCTGGCAAGTCTgtcatcggtttttttttttttttttttttattcttatttctttttagaaGAAGTTGTGGAATTGCCATTTAGGTCCTTTGCCTTGCGAGATCCGCGTTGAAATAGTATATTTCTTTCTAGGTATAAAATCCATAACGATAAACTGAAGCTCACATCATAAAGGTTTTTATTTGAGGGATTTTCCgagactgaatttttattttatttccttttagaaaAACGTTGTGGAACTTCCGTTAAGGTCCTTTGTATTGTGATATTGACGTTAGGATACTATattgatttctaggtataaaatttGTATACCTTCCAATAAATTGAAGCTCACGTCATCAGATTTTCTCCTGATGGAATATCcaagactttttatatttttgtgtttacttCTTTTTAGAAAAACGTTCTGGAATTTCCGTTAAGGTCCTTTGTCTTGTGATACACACGTAAAAATACTATATTTCTTTCTAGGTATAAAATCTGTATCTGTCTAATACGCTGAACCTCACAGACGTGGAACTAACAAACGGTAACAATGACAGCGAACAGCAATACAAAtgatatcattattaacaacaatgAATGCCATTTCCCGGATAGGATATTGGCCACTGCATTTCAGACGTATTGCTTCCTACCGTGACCgaacaatttcatataaaaaaaagcgaAGGTCTTCGTAACTGTTTACTGCTCGCCCATTGAGATCATAGTTTAGCTTGGCGTTATTTACCTTAAATGGAaccatttgctggtggtgatatAACCGCATTGTGCGGAATCAATGAGGAAGCTATTTCGCGGTGTAAAGAGATCATTTCGTAATTTCATGTATTATAGGAAGAACACCTTCGTTATTGTAGCGTTAACTCAAATTAAGGAATGTAATTCAGAACTGAGGTTTCAAGATTCGAACTCAGTGCATTTAAAGATCGTGATTCGATCGGAAACTGGTCCCAAACGgaggtttattattatcattattattattattattattattattattattattattattattattattattattattattattattattattattcattattattattattattagacgtaaaattcaaaacatttaatataaaatcagttcgaCTGATGCtccattttttttcaacaatactattattattattattattattattattattattattattattattattattattattattattaaaatgaaggaTTTCCACAGTGATTTTAATATCTAGAAAAATTTGCAGAGCCAGTTGTACGTTCATTACCAATGGAGATTTTAATGATTAAAGACAGCAAACCttttgagaattttatttctattataacaaagaaaaagccGAATGATTAAACCACTGAGTCACATACCtagactctcgtgaacacctacCTAAGACTAGGCTCACCTATTCTTTGGTCACATTCCTAGTCTTtagactaattattattattattattattattattattattattattattattattattatatttcggtagatgaaacctattcacatggaacaagcacaccacggacttgaaattcaagctcccaaagaatgttggttccagCCTaacaccgcagaccccacactgcggcagtaactgatcatgatacagagccagtgatttatTCATCACCTTGGGGAGgagcgaactcgcgacatctgagcgggaggtaacgacactagcgaccatacaAGCGGACCAGCTGAGTGTCAAGAATTCATCCAGGTTGTCACTCGAAGGCGTTAGGATATTGGTGGattttaataataaactaaaactgatctAGGTTCTGGCTATCTAAAATGGAAAACCTAAACAAAGTAGATTTACACCAATAAGCAATTCACACGCACAAACATGATTGTTTAGtcccttgaagatggaggcagacagGCCTCCGAAAGTTTGGAATCGAAAATCTCCATTTTTGAACCTTCTGTTTCATTGAGGTCCTCTTGGGAAGTAATAATGTTTAGGCAGTGAATTTGTATTTTCtggagtattatatatatatatatatatatatatatatatatatatatatatatatatatatatatatatacatatatatatactgtatgtatacacacacacacatatatatatatatatatatatatatatatatatatatatatatatatatattttatgtatatttttatgtatatattcagatatatatatatatatatatatatatatatatatatatatatatatatatatatatatatatatatatatatatatatatatatatatatatatataaattatatactgtatatatcatgacATTAGtttattgattaatattttatgttaaagaaaCGCGGACGAAAATTTTGTAATAGCGCAATATCTATAAATACTCCCACTAGCGAGAATTATCAAAGCGGCCAAATTAAAATATTATGCAAATGACAATATGATTAACTGTTGTCTTTGAAAGTTAAatgataattccttttttttttttacactgcgcATATGTGGCTGATTGCCTATGTCATACGTGAACGcaattatgaataaatgaaacatttcaaaaaatgtttttggagaTGTAGGTCAGGGATTAATTGTTTTGAGCTATAATCAGCTCTTTGTTTTTACATGGTttgtgcataaataaaaaaaaaaagtcatcgccatatatttttttctcgggTTAAACCTTTGTTCTCTCCATATTAAAAACCgttttcagcataaaaaaaatacaatatgttGCATCGCCAAACACgagagatttttcatttaaccccTTAATACTATgaagaaataatcaaaatttgcaaTATATCTAGCATGAAAACGTAGCTTAAACTAAACATATAAAAGGGTCgtgaatatatacgtatgtatatatctgaatatataaataatacacacacacacataaagcaaCAATATTGCAATTGGAGTATGTCAGCTTATTTttctagattaagccagccttgtactTGCGCGGGCCCTTGTTGTAAGGCAGTGTCGGGCATTGCCCAGGCATTGCCCAGGAGTAAATTTAGCTCTAAATGGACTAAAATTGTTTTGAATGAaggaatattctatatatatatatatatatatatatatatatatatatatatatatatatatatatatatatatatataaatcattaagctaaaaatgtttaatgtccagttcacgctacttcaggaattgtcaattaaaaattcctcttcCGGGATATTCCCGGAATAgcgtgagttggatattaaacgatatttgtagcttaatgattatatatatatgtatatatatatatatatatatatatatatatatatatatatatatatatatatatatatatatatatatatatagagagagagagagagagagagagagagagagagagagagagagagagagagagagagaggaatatttctTCATTCAAAACAATTTTAGACCTTTAGAGCTACACATACATTTATAGTTCATAGTTTTACTAAAAACAATTTTCGTTGAAAGCAGTTGCCTTAGCGGCATCAGTACATTTCGTGCAGGAATCTTCATATATCGGAGTTTTCTCCGATTCTCATGCGTCTCGAGAATCGACAGGcttttgcaagaaaattattgataCCACTAAAGGGAATGCttgcaatgaatatatatacacataatatatatatgtatatatatatatatatatatatatatatatatatatatatatatatatatatatatatatatatatatatacagtatattaaaccTACAGATGTAAGTCTGTAGAATGTACAGTATAAT is part of the Macrobrachium rosenbergii isolate ZJJX-2024 chromosome 9, ASM4041242v1, whole genome shotgun sequence genome and encodes:
- the LOC136842060 gene encoding keratin-associated protein 19-2-like; the encoded protein is MIKALIPLLMAAFVAAAEQKRSADPEPGIAQGLGGLSYGPGLAGGLGYGLGGGLGQGGLGAGGLGHYGGLGAGGIGYGGHGAGGLGYGGLGIGGIGQGGLGVGGLGYGGLGLGGLGLGLNGGYGGGYGGYGGLLSAGNYANGYSHSSGYNHGSHIVKAFDGKGGVVNAHHSIGKRSVNPEPRIGHGVGEFGYGPGTGGP